In Acidobacteriota bacterium, the DNA window TCGAGTTCGTGTCGCGGGGCGGCTTCAGGGTCCTGCTGGGTAGAGAGGCCCAGAAAGCGGTAGTTACCGCCGACCGAGCGGGCGAGTGTTTGGATGTTCTCGACGTTGCGGATGCACCAGGGGCATTGGCGAGAGAAATAGTAGAAGACCCTAACCGGCTGATCGGCTCCGAACTCGATTACGGCCGGCTTGCCGTCGACCGTGCGGGCCGAAAAGGCGGGCAAGGAGGCGCCTTCGGGGAGGCGGGTGGCCGCTTTCAAAGTGAGGACTGCACCGCTTAAGCGCGCTATCTCGGTTCGCTGATAGAAGCAAAGCTGTTCCTTGAATCCGGCTTTTTCGCGACCGAATGTGATGCGGAAGAGGTGGGCGGAAATTTCATGACCGGAGCCGGTCTGCGGCGCATAGAAAGGGACCTCGGAGGTGAGGCTTTCTAGCAGCATCGGAGAACCTTCGCAGGGCTGATCCGGCTGCTGCGGAAAGCTGGCAAGAAGCTCACGGTTAGTCCGACAGTTAGCAAGAGAAGAGTGACCGCGGCCATGGTCAGCGGATCTTGGGCCGGCACTCGATAAAGCCAGGCGACGAACGGTTGGGCCAGGAGCCACGAGAGCACGAGTCCAATGACCGTACCTATTCCTGTTAGAACGGCTGCTTCCCTTAAAAGCAGGCGGAGGATCTGGGTGCGGGTGGCGCCAAGAGCGAGGCGCACCCCCATCTCCCGCCTACGGGCCGCGGCCTGCACGGCCAGCGTAGTGTAGAGTCCTGCCGCAGCCAGCAGCAATGCCAAGGCTGAGAACAGTCCTAGAATGCCGGCAAAGAAACGGCGGGCTCCGTAGGCCTCGGACTCCTCCAGCAGGTCGCTCAAACGCGCGGGATTGGCGACGGGCTGGTCGGCATCCAGGCTGCGCACGACCTGGTGGACCGCCGACAGGTACGTCATCGGGTCTCCACGCGTGCGAACCAGCAAGGACATGCGCTCGTCCGGCAACTGCCGGTGGTGAAAGTAGGCCGCCGCCTCCGGCTCCAGGTCGAGCCTCTCGTGGCGGACGTCCTCGACGATACCTATAACGATGTAGTCGTCGTCGAAGATCCTTCCGATCGGATCGGATCCCTGAAACTCGGTGCGGGCTAGCTGCTGGTTGACAAGCGCTACTTTCTGGGCATCAGGTCCGTCCTCCGGCGAGAACAGGCGTCCTCGCACCAGCTTGATGTCGAGGACCTCGAAGAAGCCGTTGTCGACTCGCCTAAAGCGCCAGCGCTTGCGGAGATAATCCCGGTGCCGAAGAGGCACCGACGAGGTGACTCCAGCCACTATGACTCCGTTAAGTTCTTCGGTCCTACGGACCAGAGCCTGGTAGAACTCGGCGGCCGCAGCGCCTCCCTCTCTGAAGTACTTACCCAAGGGGAGATAGATATCGGCTACCAGCACTTGGCGAGATTCGAAACCAGGGTCGGATTGGCTCAACCGGATGAAGCTGCGCAAGAGGAGTCCAGCCCCTACCAGCAAGACGGCGGCGATGGCGACTTCAGCCACCACCAAGTGATTGAGGCGGCGTGGAGACTTACGTCCACCGCTGATACCCTGCCTCAGCGCCGAATTCATGTCACGGCGCCAGGACTTGAATGCCAGTACCAGACTGCCGGGTGCCACTGCCAGTCCTACGGTGAGCGTCCCCAACAGTAGGGCCCCAGGGCCGACTGCAGCCCACTCGATACGGGACGAGAAAGGCGGAAGCACCGACTTGAGGATCCCCAACACCGCCCAGGAGACTGGGATCGAAAGCAACGCCGCCGCCAGGGTGAGCAAGGCCGATTCCCCAAGGGACTCACGCAGGACTCGGCCTCGTCCGGCGCCCAGAGCCGTCCGGATGGCCCACTCGCGCTCTCGCTCGAGGGAGCGGATCATGAGAAGAAGCACGGCATTTACTGCCGCGATCAGGAACACGAAGCCTCCCGCCGCGATAAGCGGCCACAGATAGGCACGCGTGTGGGCTGTGGCGAGTTCGTGCAAGGAGATCAGCGAGGCCGAGCGGGACATCCCGGGCGAAGATATCCTGGAGAGAACTTGATCAAGCTCCTGACGGGCCTGCTCGATGTCGACTCCGTCTTTGAGCCGACCGATCAGACGGTAGGAACGGTCAGTTGCGATTAGCGCGGAAGGGCTCTGGAGCAGCCAAACATCCGTGCCCTGGGGCTGAATATCGCGGCGGCTTTCAAAGAGGAAGTCTGCAGGCATAACGCCCGCCACCGTGTAGGGACGGCCATTGAGTCGAACCGTCTGACCGACCGCCTGGCTGCTGCGGCTGAAGGCCCTCGACCAAATATCGTGGCTGACGACGACTTCGGTCATGGCCTGGGCGGGCGAAAACGTCCTGCCCGTTACAGGCTGGCTGCCGAGAAGAGGAAAGAAGTCCGGCAAGACCAGGGATGACCGCAGCCGCATGGGCTGGTCGGTGCCAGTCATGTAGACGACGTTTTCTTTGGACGCGTCCTTGATGGGGGTGAGCTCCTGAAAGCTGTCGAGCCGCCCCCAAGCCTGGAAGTCGCCAGGAGAGAAATAGTCCTCGGCGAACTCGAAGCCCTCACCACGGGCAATGGCCCCCACGTGGACCAATTGGTGGGCGGCCGGAAAGGGAAGGGGCCGCAGGATTACTGCCTCCAGAATCGCGAAGAGAGCGACATTTGTGCCCGCTCCCGCCGCCAGCAGTAAGATCACCGCCAGGGTAACGGCGGGCCTTCGCAAGAGACGTCTGGTCAAGCTCCACCAGAATCGCATAGCCTGTACAGTTACCGCGCCTCCCGTTTCTAAGTTCGGTAAGCCTAGCCCTAAAGCGGATGAGTGTCAAGTACATTCGTTAAATGAAATAATTTGACGAGTTCTATAGAGCGCTGCATAAATTGCTAGACACATTTCGGGGACAGGGGTATAGTCCGTTCCCACGAGGAGGGGTTTGATGGCCAAGGATGAGTTGTTTGGGATGATGATGGGGCAGGTGGTGGCTCAGGCGGTTTTCGTGGCGGCTGAGCTGGGGTTGGCGGACCTGGTGGCGTCTGGACGCAGTACCGCGCGCGAGATGGCCGAGGCTGCGGGGGCGCATGAGCAGGCTCTTTATCGGCTGCTGCGGTTTTTGGCCTCCCACGGGGTTTTCTGCGAGGGAGCGGACGGACGCTTCGAGCTGACGCCCAAGGCCGAGTTGCTGCGCAGCGACGTCGAGGACTCGCAACGGGCGGCCGCGCGCATGTTTGGAAACTGCTCACAGGCCATGTCCCACCTGCTGCACAGCGTCAAGACGCAGGAAAGCGGGTTCGTCAAGGCCCACGGCAAGCCCATCTTCGATCACCTGGCCGAAAACCCCGAAGAAGCGGCCGTCTTCGACGCCGCCATGACCTGCATCCACGGAGGCGAAACCGACGCCGTGCTGGACGCCTACGACTTCCAGTCCATCGGCACCCTGGCCGACATCGGCGGAGGCAACGGTTCGGCCCTGACCAGCGCGCTCAGGCGGCACTCGAGCCTGGACGGCATTCTCTTCGACCAGCCTCACGTCATCGAGCGGGCCAAGCCGGCCATGCTGGCCAACGGAGTGGGCGAGCGCTGCCGCTTCGTGGGGGGCAACTTCTTCGAGGAAATTCCCTCAGGGGCGGACGCCTACATCATGCGCCACATCATCCACGACTGGTACGACGAACAG includes these proteins:
- a CDS encoding TlpA disulfide reductase family protein; translation: MLLESLTSEVPFYAPQTGSGHEISAHLFRITFGREKAGFKEQLCFYQRTEIARLSGAVLTLKAATRLPEGASLPAFSARTVDGKPAVIEFGADQPVRVFYYFSRQCPWCIRNVENIQTLARSVGGNYRFLGLSTQQDPEAAPRHELDFPVLVDMPEFVMESYKLGGTPRTIVVSGDGEVIKAWSGAYAAGLKAEIEAYFGVELPGLSPPSL
- a CDS encoding ABC transporter permease, whose protein sequence is MTRRLLRRPAVTLAVILLLAAGAGTNVALFAILEAVILRPLPFPAAHQLVHVGAIARGEGFEFAEDYFSPGDFQAWGRLDSFQELTPIKDASKENVVYMTGTDQPMRLRSSLVLPDFFPLLGSQPVTGRTFSPAQAMTEVVVSHDIWSRAFSRSSQAVGQTVRLNGRPYTVAGVMPADFLFESRRDIQPQGTDVWLLQSPSALIATDRSYRLIGRLKDGVDIEQARQELDQVLSRISSPGMSRSASLISLHELATAHTRAYLWPLIAAGGFVFLIAAVNAVLLLMIRSLEREREWAIRTALGAGRGRVLRESLGESALLTLAAALLSIPVSWAVLGILKSVLPPFSSRIEWAAVGPGALLLGTLTVGLAVAPGSLVLAFKSWRRDMNSALRQGISGGRKSPRRLNHLVVAEVAIAAVLLVGAGLLLRSFIRLSQSDPGFESRQVLVADIYLPLGKYFREGGAAAAEFYQALVRRTEELNGVIVAGVTSSVPLRHRDYLRKRWRFRRVDNGFFEVLDIKLVRGRLFSPEDGPDAQKVALVNQQLARTEFQGSDPIGRIFDDDYIVIGIVEDVRHERLDLEPEAAAYFHHRQLPDERMSLLVRTRGDPMTYLSAVHQVVRSLDADQPVANPARLSDLLEESEAYGARRFFAGILGLFSALALLLAAAGLYTTLAVQAAARRREMGVRLALGATRTQILRLLLREAAVLTGIGTVIGLVLSWLLAQPFVAWLYRVPAQDPLTMAAVTLLLLTVGLTVSFLPAFRSSRISPAKVLRCC
- a CDS encoding methyltransferase, which translates into the protein MAKDELFGMMMGQVVAQAVFVAAELGLADLVASGRSTAREMAEAAGAHEQALYRLLRFLASHGVFCEGADGRFELTPKAELLRSDVEDSQRAAARMFGNCSQAMSHLLHSVKTQESGFVKAHGKPIFDHLAENPEEAAVFDAAMTCIHGGETDAVLDAYDFQSIGTLADIGGGNGSALTSALRRHSSLDGILFDQPHVIERAKPAMLANGVGERCRFVGGNFFEEIPSGADAYIMRHIIHDWYDEQAAQILRNCRRAIPADGRLLIVEAVVSDGNGPDPARLFDMVMLMVPGGLERDEAHYARLLRQSGFQLTDIVPTRSVVSVVEARPV